One Nicotiana tomentosiformis chromosome 4, ASM39032v3, whole genome shotgun sequence genomic window carries:
- the LOC138908908 gene encoding uncharacterized protein has product MASSDSNKRNDIAWNYAIQGSSRSAIKCVFCEKTYHGGITRHKQHLIGGFKNVIRCPLCPPEVREEVKAFVDKKNVTRTQMNYETSMNLIDEDDEMGPPPPKTHKISSNSSSGSSTTARTVTKGPLNLCFSAKQQEKGKGDSGSGLEAKKILRNHAVNAFAAWMYDAGLPFNCVNYKTFDKFIGVVGQYGPGMKPPSYHEIRVTHLKKEVKKIDQIIEEHKVEWNKFGCSIMMDKWTGRNEKMIINVLVNSPRGSVFLESYDASNSSTDGSKMYSLFRKTIDKIGKKNVVQIVTDNASENVSTGMMMEAMYPHIYWTPCVAHYINLMFGDIFKENPYASFFTKAVKVYSYISQRPLLLNLMRKFTNERNLVRPAKTRFATALLTLHSFYLQKKNLRKLVLSNEWKDNRYAKEAAGKETVKVLISPSFWNDVVRALKVGGPLIRVLRMVDGERNAPMGYFYEAMDRAKKTITASFEGDIRKYEKVFEIIDSRWSNQLHRPLHAAGHLLNP; this is encoded by the exons ATGGCATCATCCGATAGTAATAAACGAAATGATATAGCTTGGAATTATGCTATACAAGGCTCATCAAGATCCGCAATTAAATGTGTGTTTTGTGAAAAAACATATCATGGTGGAATAACTCGTCACAAGCAACATTTGATAGGTGGATTTAAAAATGTAATACGATGTCCTCTTTGTCCGCCCGAGGTTAGGGAGGAAGTAAAAGCATTTGTTGATAAGAAAAATGTGACAAGAACTCAAATGAATTATGAAACATCGATGAATCtaattgatgaagatgatgaaatgggaCCTCCGCCCCCCAAAACTCATAAGATATCTTCAAATAGTTCTAGTGGGTCATCCACGACGGCACGTACGGTGACAAAAGGTCCTCTCAATCTTTGTTTCTCGGCAAAACAACAAGAAAAGGGAAAAGGTGATTCTGGTTCAGGTTTAGaagccaagaagattttgaggAATCACGCCGTAAATGCCTTTGCAGCATGGATGTATGATGCAGGGCTTCCTTTCAACTGTGTTAACTACAAAACTTTTGATAAATTCATTGGGGTCGTAGGACAATATGGCCCAGGAATGAAGCCTCCTAGTTATCATGAAATTAGAGTAACTCATCTTAAAAAAGAGGTGAAGAAGATAGACCAAATTATTGAGGAGCATAAAGTGGAATGGAACAAGTTTGGATGTtccattatgatggataaatggacAGGACGGAATGAAAAAATGATCATAAATGTGTTGGTGAACTCTCCAAGAGGGAGTGTTTTTCTTGAATCTTACGATGCTAGCAACTCTTCTACGGATGGAAGCAAAATGTACAGCTTGTTTAGAAAGACTATTGATAAAATTGGAAAGAAAAATGTTGTACAAATTGTTACCGATAATGCTAGTGAGAATGTTAGTACGGGTATGATGATGGAAGCTATGTATCCACACATTTATTGGACTCCATGTGTTGCCCATTATATCAACTTAATGTTTGGTGACATATTCAAGGAAAACCCATATGCTTCAT TTTTCACTAAGGCCGTCAAGGTATATTCTTACATCAGTCAGAGGCCgttgttgttgaatttgatgaggaaattcacaaatgaaagaaatttggtgagaccgGCCAAGACTAGATTTGCAACGGCTTTGTTAACTTTGCATAGTTTTTACTTGCAAAAGAAAAACTTGAGAAAGCTAGTTCTTTCAAATGAATGGAAAGATAATAGATATGCAAAGGAAGCTGCGGGGAAAGAAACTGTCAAAGTTCTTATTTCTCCATCATTTTGGAATGACGTCGTTCGGGCTCTTAAAGTTGGTGGTCCTTTGATTAGGGTGCTTCGTATGGTAGATGGGGAGAGAAACGCACCAATGGGCTATTTTTATGAAGCTATGGATAGAGCCAAAAAGACTATTACAGCGTCATTTGAGGGAGATATTAGGAAATATGAGAAAGTTTTTGAGATTATTGATAGCAGGTGGTCGAATCAACTCCATCGTCCTTTGCATGCAGCAGGCCATCTTCTGAACCCGTGA
- the LOC104095002 gene encoding microtubule-associated protein 70-2-like, whose protein sequence is MYRSELTEVSGEERSPEVCSGNNSGNVRPTTSETVSPLTVSASFKEGKTYRRRTSMRPSLDADEFLNLLHGSDPVKLELNRLENEVRDKDRELCEAQAEIKALRFSERLREKAVEELTAELSRVDEKLKLTESLLESKNLEIKKINEEKKASMAAQFAAEATLRRVHAAQKDDDMPPIEAILAPLEAELKLARQEITKLQDDNKALDRLTKSKEAALLDAERTVQSALAKASMVDDLQNKNQELMKQIEICQEENKILDRMHRLKVAEVEKLTQTVRELEEAVLAGGAAANAVRDYQRKVQEMNEERKTLDRELARAKVTANRVATVVANEWKDANDKVMPVKQWLEERKFLQGEMQQLRDKLAITERAAKSEAQLKEKYHLRLKVLEDTLRSTSTGARTTPDGRSSSNGPSRRQSLGGAENISKLTSNGFLPKRSPSFQLRSSGASTVLKHAKGTSKSFDGGSRSLDRTKNLLNGTGPNFNSSKSCDGTKDNETVNSSWKANQDEKHNDSQVTGTEDTVPGVLYDLLQKEVIALRKAGHEKDQSLNDKDDAIEMLAKKVETLTKAMEVEAKKMRREVAAMEKEVSAMRVEKQQENRAKRFANSKGPVNSSQPLPGRSVARSGLMRGTQ, encoded by the exons ATGTACAGATCGGAGCTGACGGAGGTTTCCGGAGAGGAAAGGTCGCCGGAGGTGTGTTCCGGCAATAACAGCGGTAATGTGCGACCGACGACGAGTGAAACAGTTTCGCCGTTGACAGTATCAGCTTCGTTCAAGGAAGGGAAGACTTACCGAAGAAGAACGTCGATGAGGCCAAGCCTTGACGCAGACGAGTTCTTAAACCTTCTCCACGGGTCGGATCCGGTGAAGTTGGAGCTTAATCGACTGGAGAATGAAGTAAGAG ATAAGGACCGGGAATTATGTGAGGCTCAGGCGGAGATCAAGGCGTTGAGGTTCTCAGAGCGCTTACGAGAAAAGGCTGTTGAAGAG CTTACGGCCGAGTTGTCAAGGGTTGACGAGAAGCTCAAGCTGACAGAATCTCTTCTGGAAAGCAAG AATCTTGAAATTAAGAAAATTAATGAAGAGAAAAAGGCATCCATGGCAGCTCAGTTTGCAGCAGAAGCCACCCTTCGAAGGGTTCACGCTGCTCAAAAAGACGATGATATGCCTCCAATTGAAGCCATTCTTGCACCCTTGGAGGCTGAACTCAAGCTTGCTCGTCAGGAG ATTACAAAGCTACAAGATGATAATAAAGCACTGGACCGTCTTACTAAGTCAAAAGAGGCAGCTCTACTTGATGCTGAGAGAACTGTGCAGTCAGCATTAGCAAAGGCTTCTATGGTGGATGACCTTCAGAACAAGAACCAGGAATTGATGAAACAGATAGAAATATGCCAG gaagaaaataaaatactGGACAGAATGCATAGACTAAAGGTTGCAGAGGTTGAAAAGCTTACCCAAACTGTACGTGAGCTTGAAGAGGCTGTTCTTGCTGGCGGTGCTGCTGCTAATGCTGTCCGGGATTACCAACGAAAAGTTCAAGAGATGAAT GAAGAAAGAAAAACTCTTGACCGGGAGCTAGCACGTGCCAAGGTAACCGCTAACAGGGTTGCAACCGTGGTTGCTAATGAGTGGAAAGATGCCAATGATAAAGTAATGCCTGTTAAACAGTGGCTTGAAGAAAGGAAGTTTCTACAG GGTGAGATGCAACAGTTACGCGACAAGCTTGCAATCACTGAACGAGCTGCAAAGTCCGAAGCGCAGTTGAAA GAGAAATATCATCTGAGGCTCAAGGTCCTTGAAGATACATTGAGATCAACTAGCACAGGTGCTCGCACTACACCAGATGGTAGAAGTTCAAGCAACGGCCCTTCCCGTCGGCAATCACTGGGTGGAGCTGAAAACATCTCCAAATTGACCTCCAATGGATTTTTACCCAAGAGATCACCGTCATTTCAGCTGAGATCTTCTGGGGCCAGTACAGTATTGAAGCATGCAAAAGGGACATCTAAGTCCTTTGATGGTGGTTCAAGATCGTTGGACAGGACTAAAAACCTTCTGAATGGAACAGGTCCAAATTTCAATAGCAGCAAGTCCTGTGATGGGACTAAGGATAATGAGACCGTGAACAGTTCATGGAAAGCGAATCAAGATGAAAAACACAATGACTCGCAAGTGACAGGAACAGAAGATACTGTCCCTGGAGTATTATATGATTTGCTGCAAAAAGAAGTAATTGCTTTGAGGAAAGCTGGTCATGAGAAGGATCAAAGTCTTAATGATAAGGACGACGCTATTGAG ATGTTAGCAAAGAAAGTAGAGACTCTAACAAAAGCCATGGAAGTTGAGGCCAAAAAGATGAGAAGGGAAGTCGCTGCAATGGAGAAGGAAGTTTCTGCCATGCGTGTTGAGAAACAACAAGAAAATAGAGCCAAAAGATTTGCCAATTCCAAGGGTCCAGTGAACAGTTCTCAGCCACTTCCAGGAAG GAGTGTAGCACGGAGTGGGTTAATGCGAGGCACGCAATAA
- the LOC104095001 gene encoding two-component response regulator ORR21, producing the protein MASMSGDGATCKSEATDKFPVGLRVLVVDDDIVCLRILEQMLRKCKYSVTTCTQATVALNLLRERRGSFDVVLSDVHMPDMDGFKLLELVGLEMDLPVIMMSGDGRTNLVMRGVQHGACDYLIKPIRDEELKNIWQHVVRKKCSFSKEPEYSGSLDDNDRHKRGNDDSECASSVIEGADGVLKPQKKKRDAKEEDETEMENDDPTTAKKPRVVWSVELHQQFVSAVNQLGIDKAVPKRILELMNVPGLTRENVASHLQKFRLYLKRLSGVAQQQGGFPSTYCGPIEQNPKLGSLGRFDIQALAASGQIPPETLTALHAELLGRSTGNLVLPSVEQPDLLQASLQQAKCIPVDHVVAYGQPLMKCPPSISNPKLLSQPMMSAEDVHSGFGSWRAKNICMVPSSNLTGLAAPDSNMLMAMMQHQQQWQKQQQLEQQQKQSGLSEANHSINVKPSCLVLPYQSPDNFQVGDSSGSISQACSLSKSSIIDYSVLSPQSNNSSGVVQVLDRELKPACGLNRLSTAASFSPSVSSCSVHADNSVGLQLHNSSLAFGASKQLPGFVTNHLGFPVSCNSKSSQILDQGPTRNSGVGKAASIPSRFAVDESDSPMCNFSTAKVYTEDTKVKQEANMNIMENAKVGPALFQNFPSGDLMSVFSD; encoded by the exons ATGGCAAGTATGAGTGGCGACGGTGCCACGTGTAAGTCGGAAGCTACAGATAAGTTTCCAGTAGGGTTAAGAGTTCTTGTGGTTGATGACGACATCGTTTGCCTCAGAATTCTTGAGCAAATGCTTCGCAAATGCAAGTATTCTG TTACCACTTGTACCCAAGCTACGGTGGCATTAAACCTATTACGGGAAAGGAGGGGGTCTTTTGATGTTGTACTGAGTGATGTTCATATGCCTGATATGGATGGTTTTAAACTTCTTGAGCTTGTTGGGTTGGAGATGGACCTTCCAGTAATAA TGATGTCAGGTGACGGAAGAACCAACCTCGTCATGAGAGGAGTTCAACATGGGGCTTGTGATTATTTGATTAAGCCTATACGTGACGAGGAGCTAAAGAATATCTGGCAGCATGTTGTTAGGAAAAAATGTAGCTTCAGTAAAGAGCCTGAATATTCTGGTAGCTTGGATGATAATGATCGGCATAAACGAGGAAATGATGATTCTGAATGTGCTTCTTCTGTAATTGAAGGAGCAGATGGAGTGCTAAAACcacagaaaaagaaaagagatgcaaaagaagaagatgaaacgGAAATGGAAAATGATGACCCAACTACTGCAAAAAAGCCACGTGTAGTCTGGTCAGTGGAGCTTCATCAGCAATTTGTTAGTGCCGTCAACCAACTTGGGATTGATA AGGCTGTACCTAAGAGAATCCTTGAACTGATGAATGTTCCTGGTTTGACAAGAGAAAATGTGGCAAGCCATCTGCAG AAATTTAGGCTGTATTTGAAGAGGCTAAGTGGAGTAGCTCAGCAACAGGGTGGCTTCCCCAGTACCTACTGTGGGCCAATAGAACAGAATCCAAAACTTGGTTCACTAGGGAGATTTGACATTCAAGCACTGGCAGCCTCTGGTCAAATTCCTCCTGAAACTTTGACAGCTCTTCATGCCGAGCTTTTAGGTCGATCGACTGGTAACCTGGTTTTACCATCAGTAGAGCAGCCGGATCTCCTACAAGCATCCCTGCAGCAAGCAAAGTGCATACCTGTTGATCATGTTGTGGCCTATGGTCAGCCTCTGATGAAATGCCCTCCCAGCATTTCTAATCCTAAACTTCTTTCTCAACCTATGATGTCTGCTGAGGATGTTCATTCAGGATTTGGATCCTGGCGAGCAAAAAATATATGTATGGTTCCGAGCAGCAATCTCACTGGGCTAGCTGCTCCAGACAGCAACATGTTAATGGCAATGATGCAACATCAGCAACAATGGCAAAAGCAGCAGCAGCTGGAACAGCAACAGAAACAATCTGGTCTTTCTGAGGCCAACCATTCAATTAATGTGAAACCTTCTTGCCTTGTATTGCCTTATCAATCGCCAGATAATTTCCAAGTGGGAGATAGTTCTGGCTCCATCAGCCAGGCCTGCAGTCTGAGTAAATCTTCAATAATTGATTATAGCGTTCTCTCGCCACAGTCAAATAATTCATCAGGTGTGGTGCAAGTGTTAGACAGGGAACTCAAACCAGCATGTGGCTTAAACAGGCTCTCCACTGCAGCTTCTTTCTCTCCTTCAGTCTCATCATGCTCTGTTCATGCTGACAATAGTGTTGGTCTGCAGCTTCATAACTCTAGCTTGGCATTTGGTGCTTCTAAACAACTGCCAGGCTTTGTTACTAACCATCTGGGGTTTCCAGTTTCATGTAATAGTAAATCAAGCCAGATTCTTGACCAGGGACCTACGAGAAATTCTGGAGTTGGTAAAGCTGCCTCCATTCCCAGTCGTTTTGCTGTAGACGAGTCTGATTCGCCAATGTGCAATTTCAGTACTGCAAAAGTTTATACTGAGGACACTAAAGTTAAGCAGGAGGCTAACATGAATATCATGGAAAATGCTAAAGTTGGACCAGCTCTTTTTCAAAACTTTCCATCTGGTGATCTTATGAGTGTCTTCAGCGACTAG